One window of the Lytechinus pictus isolate F3 Inbred chromosome 5, Lp3.0, whole genome shotgun sequence genome contains the following:
- the LOC129261358 gene encoding uncharacterized protein LOC129261358 translates to MGQTGSHAKSLTKTKKAKERRDVDKNDPADSARRVVKVIDSVEQEEGLGAKVKRSIGCEEHEYLDPFLRLDEFDISKPAGFPDHPHRGYETVTYILTGCLDFEDFKGNKGTLQDGDVQWLSAGRGIVHTEMPAGEESCHGLQLWINLTSGDKMVESVYQDIKKEDIPFATEGGARVRVIAGEALGSKSIHIPYTIPHDCHTLASTTLLFGGGGT, encoded by the exons ATGGGTCAAACGGGAAGCCATGCCAAGTCTCTCACAAAGACAAAGAAAGCAAAGGAGAGAAGGGATGTAGATAAAAATGATCCTGCCGATTCCGCCAGGCGTGTTGTGAAAGTCATTGACAGCGTAGAACAAGAAGAGGGCCTTGGGGCCAAGGTCAAAAGGAGCATAGGATGTGAAGAG caTGAATACTTGGATCCATTCCTTCGTCTAGATGAGTTTGATATATCAAAACCGGCTGGCTTCCCAGATCATCCCCATAGAGGATATGAGACG GTGACATATATTCTAACAGGCTGTCTTGATTTTGAGGACTTCAAGGGTAACAAAGGGACTTTACAGGATGGTGATGTACAG TGGTTATCTGCAGGAAGGGGCATTGTACACACAGAGATGCCAGCTGGTGAGGAGAGCTGTCATGGCCTTCAACTGTGGATAAACCTTACCTCAGGGGATAAAATGGTAGAGTCCGTGTACCAGGACATAAAGAAAGAGGACATTCCATTTGCAACAGAAGGGGGTGCCAGGGTCAGAGTGATTGCAGGGGAAGCTTTGGGGAGTAAG TCAATTCACATTCCCTATACCATACCGCATGATTGTCACACTCTGGCTTCTACCACTCTCCTCTTTGGAGGAGGAGGCACTTGA